One region of Ahniella affigens genomic DNA includes:
- a CDS encoding GlxA family transcriptional regulator: MARLASVEKDVEPRRVRLGILAIDGIMMSCASAPIDAFKIAQTVAEIRDGSKAPRFEAVMIGARGQREVTTSAGLTISGLSSPDRALDYVMVPGIGIGSAEQIGRRLEDAGPEVELLRSLHLRGVKLAATCTGTFLLAQTGLLAGRRATTTWWLATAFRRQFPDIELDASEMLVQDGDFYTTGAATAIFSLISHMVGQAGGNDLAQQVARLMVMDADRQSQAPYISQALLEKPRHGMTEKAQRFLEKELHREISVGELAEICNVSERSLLRHFQAQHGMSPLSYMQHLRVERAKALLEASHFSFEEIVERCGYRDVPSFRKLFKRETSITPADYRERFRLRAR, encoded by the coding sequence ATGGCGCGGCTTGCCAGTGTTGAGAAAGACGTGGAGCCGAGGCGGGTCCGCCTCGGCATCCTGGCCATCGACGGCATCATGATGTCGTGTGCGTCGGCGCCCATTGATGCGTTCAAGATCGCGCAGACGGTCGCGGAAATTCGCGATGGCAGCAAGGCGCCAAGATTCGAGGCGGTGATGATCGGTGCCCGTGGCCAGAGAGAAGTCACCACCTCGGCGGGGCTGACTATTTCAGGCCTGTCGTCGCCGGATCGCGCGCTCGACTACGTCATGGTCCCGGGCATTGGAATTGGCAGCGCCGAACAGATTGGTCGACGTCTCGAAGACGCCGGTCCGGAAGTCGAACTGCTGCGCTCGCTGCATCTTCGCGGCGTGAAACTGGCTGCGACGTGCACGGGGACATTCCTGCTCGCGCAAACCGGATTGTTGGCGGGGCGCCGTGCCACGACAACCTGGTGGCTCGCGACGGCATTTCGTCGGCAGTTTCCGGACATCGAGCTCGATGCGAGCGAAATGCTCGTGCAGGATGGCGACTTCTACACGACGGGTGCGGCAACGGCGATCTTCTCGCTGATCTCGCATATGGTCGGCCAGGCCGGCGGCAACGACTTGGCCCAGCAGGTCGCGCGCCTGATGGTCATGGACGCCGATCGGCAAAGCCAAGCACCGTACATTTCGCAGGCGCTCTTGGAAAAGCCGCGACATGGCATGACCGAGAAGGCGCAGCGCTTCCTGGAGAAGGAACTTCATCGGGAAATCAGCGTTGGCGAGCTCGCCGAGATTTGCAATGTCAGCGAGCGCAGTTTGCTTCGGCATTTCCAGGCGCAGCACGGTATGAGTCCGTTGAGCTACATGCAGCATTTGCGTGTCGAACGAGCCAAGGCCTTGCTGGAGGCCAGCCATTTCAGTTTCGAGGAAATTGTTGAGCGATGTGGCTATCGCGATGTACCGAGCTTCCGCAAACTGTTCAAACGCGAAACGTCGATCACGCCTGCTGACTATCGCGAGCGCTTTCGGTTGCGCGCGCGATAA
- a CDS encoding class I SAM-dependent methyltransferase — translation MTQSPEEAARLHVPAGHFYSPIIDLQDLMARRDQVWPQNPVDPPGVDFNGASHIDLLTNVFPTFMPDYQYPEVLDESADLTQFFTRNSQFSWLDARALFVLLRHWRPRRVIEVGSGFSTLLMADVNRRFLDGASEITAIEPYPRDFLSTERLGLKDVVVKKVQDVPLAFFDQLQAGDLLFIDSSHVSKTGSDVNHLFLEVLPRLKSGVRIHVHDVFYPNDYLQDWVLGEGRSWNEQYMLQCFLAFNSAFRVIFGCNYAFTRHFELVRSALAHPNGAAFSGGSFYLERV, via the coding sequence ATGACCCAATCTCCCGAAGAAGCAGCCCGCCTGCACGTGCCAGCCGGGCATTTCTACTCGCCCATCATTGATCTGCAAGATCTAATGGCGAGGCGGGATCAGGTTTGGCCCCAGAACCCGGTGGATCCGCCCGGAGTCGACTTCAACGGCGCGTCCCACATCGACTTGTTGACGAACGTTTTTCCGACATTCATGCCTGACTACCAATACCCAGAAGTATTGGACGAGAGCGCTGATCTGACGCAGTTCTTCACCCGCAATTCGCAGTTCAGTTGGCTCGACGCACGGGCGCTGTTCGTCCTGCTTCGTCACTGGCGTCCGCGCCGAGTGATTGAAGTTGGCTCTGGCTTTTCGACCTTGTTGATGGCCGATGTGAACCGGAGGTTTCTGGATGGCGCAAGCGAGATCACTGCAATTGAACCGTACCCGAGAGACTTTCTGAGCACTGAGCGCCTCGGCCTGAAGGACGTCGTCGTCAAGAAGGTGCAGGACGTGCCGCTCGCATTCTTCGATCAACTGCAGGCGGGGGACTTGTTGTTCATCGATTCATCGCATGTCAGCAAAACAGGTAGTGACGTCAACCATTTGTTCCTCGAAGTCTTGCCGCGCTTGAAGAGCGGCGTCCGGATTCACGTTCACGACGTGTTCTACCCGAATGACTATCTGCAAGACTGGGTGTTGGGGGAAGGGCGCAGTTGGAATGAGCAATACATGCTGCAGTGTTTCCTGGCGTTCAATAGCGCTTTCCGTGTGATCTTCGGGTGTAACTACGCCTTCACGCGTCACTTCGAACTGGTCAGATCAGCTCTGGCGCATCCGAACGGGGCCGCCTTCAGCGGCGGCAGTTTTTACCTGGAGCGGGTGTGA
- a CDS encoding sialidase family protein translates to MRKRDAILKSVLAISALAINGASGASSLLLLQPIDLPGSALPSVATVRGGFVLTTQQRDGSDAQLTFAELDRDGNMRRRGTIAEGRNWFVNWADFPSLVETDDGDWVSFFLAKSDPNQPYAYDVRLVRSKDRGQTWSAPLTVHDDGTSTEHGFVTLLPAGGNDVLVSWLDARHGAAMAGDGDHEHEGSHTAIHAARVDGAMRVVAHWELDELTCDCCNTDGRRIGNDSWIVYRNRSPEEIRDIHAVRFDGTGWSLPKRVLRDDWKITGCPVNGPAMASLDGLPLVFWPTQQGTSTVLRLALHDHGFVDLGVIERGEGVLGRVDAVAFGRDQALLSWLGVDGDETVLRVGLIDAAGKVLEIHDVTRLPPGRMTGIPRLAAMGRQALVVWTDASAAPALKIRGALIRALDTD, encoded by the coding sequence ATGCGTAAGCGCGATGCAATTCTGAAGTCGGTGTTGGCCATCAGTGCACTCGCGATCAATGGCGCGTCTGGCGCTTCGAGTTTGCTGCTGTTGCAGCCAATCGACTTGCCAGGTTCGGCGCTGCCATCAGTCGCTACCGTTCGCGGCGGATTCGTGCTGACGACGCAGCAACGAGATGGATCAGATGCCCAGCTAACGTTCGCGGAGCTGGACCGTGATGGCAACATGCGCCGTCGCGGCACGATTGCCGAGGGGCGGAATTGGTTCGTCAATTGGGCGGATTTTCCGAGTCTGGTTGAGACGGATGACGGCGATTGGGTGAGCTTCTTTCTCGCGAAGTCCGATCCGAATCAGCCCTATGCGTATGACGTGCGGCTGGTGCGTTCGAAGGATCGCGGCCAGACCTGGTCTGCGCCACTAACAGTGCATGACGACGGCACGTCAACTGAACATGGCTTTGTGACCTTGTTGCCGGCTGGCGGGAACGACGTGCTGGTGAGCTGGCTCGATGCGCGCCACGGGGCGGCGATGGCCGGCGATGGCGACCATGAGCACGAAGGCTCGCATACTGCGATTCATGCGGCGCGTGTCGATGGCGCGATGCGTGTGGTAGCGCATTGGGAGCTCGATGAACTGACTTGCGACTGCTGCAACACCGATGGCCGGCGAATTGGTAACGACAGTTGGATCGTTTATCGCAACCGTAGCCCAGAGGAGATCCGCGATATCCATGCGGTGCGCTTTGACGGGACCGGCTGGAGCCTGCCGAAGCGCGTGCTGCGCGATGACTGGAAGATCACCGGCTGCCCGGTTAATGGGCCAGCAATGGCAAGTCTTGACGGGCTCCCACTGGTGTTTTGGCCGACACAACAAGGCACGAGCACCGTGCTTCGATTGGCACTGCATGATCATGGCTTTGTCGATCTCGGCGTGATCGAGCGAGGTGAGGGCGTATTGGGCCGCGTGGATGCCGTGGCCTTCGGTCGCGATCAAGCTTTGCTCAGCTGGCTGGGCGTCGATGGTGACGAAACCGTCTTGAGAGTCGGCCTGATCGATGCCGCTGGCAAAGTGCTTGAGATCCACGACGTCACGCGGTTGCCGCCTGGGCGAATGACCGGTATCCCCCGACTGGCCGCAATGGGTCGGCAGGCGCTGGTGGTCTGGACGGATGCGAGCGCTGCCCCAGCACTAAAGATTCGCGGCGCTTTGATTCGCGCGCTCGATACTGACTGA
- a CDS encoding multicopper oxidase family protein yields MKASRRNLFKLLGALSPMALLRPNQVAAEALPGLHTPKRVRTLNGWSLPYRLVNGVKEFHLVAEEIEHEFGPGGPGQSSRARLWGYNGSSPGPTIEVNEGDRVRILVTNRLPEHTSVHWHGILLPSGMDGVGGLSQPHIKPGETYAYEFTLKQHGTHLYHPHADEMVQMALGMMGFFIIHPASEPEPIDRDYAVLLHHFALHPGTSRPDPSIMQDFELWTMNSKVFPAIDPILAASGERVRIRVANLSMWNHPIHMHGPKFQVTGGDGGRWPRGQWRSEVTEIVGVGQTRDLEFVAVPGDWAFHCHMSHHTMNAMGHHVPNLLGVDQSGIASGIRELLPGYMAMGENGMAEHQDHTDSGHMQGPENTLPMMMGKGPYGNLEMGGMFTVVKVRDGLPKGSHQDPGWYQPPHGTVAKRISSDPQFGAPTRVKRDA; encoded by the coding sequence ATGAAAGCGTCCCGTCGCAATCTGTTCAAGCTCCTTGGCGCCCTATCGCCAATGGCGCTGCTCCGGCCCAATCAGGTAGCGGCTGAGGCGCTGCCGGGCCTGCATACGCCAAAGCGCGTCCGCACGCTGAATGGTTGGAGCTTGCCGTACCGGCTCGTCAATGGCGTTAAAGAGTTTCATTTGGTGGCTGAGGAGATCGAACACGAGTTCGGCCCTGGTGGGCCTGGCCAAAGTAGTCGGGCGCGGCTTTGGGGTTACAACGGGTCTAGCCCCGGCCCGACGATAGAAGTAAACGAGGGCGACCGGGTCCGGATCCTCGTGACCAACCGCTTGCCCGAGCACACGAGCGTGCATTGGCACGGGATTTTGCTGCCGAGTGGCATGGATGGCGTGGGCGGATTGAGTCAGCCGCATATCAAACCCGGCGAGACCTACGCCTACGAGTTCACGCTGAAGCAACACGGCACGCATTTGTATCATCCGCACGCCGATGAGATGGTGCAAATGGCGCTCGGCATGATGGGGTTTTTCATTATTCACCCAGCCAGCGAACCCGAGCCGATCGATCGCGACTACGCGGTGCTGTTGCACCACTTTGCGCTGCACCCGGGTACGAGCCGGCCAGACCCATCGATCATGCAGGACTTTGAGCTGTGGACGATGAACAGCAAAGTGTTTCCGGCCATTGATCCGATTCTCGCAGCCAGCGGCGAGCGGGTGCGGATTCGCGTCGCGAACCTGTCGATGTGGAATCACCCCATTCATATGCACGGCCCCAAATTCCAGGTAACGGGCGGTGACGGCGGTCGCTGGCCGCGGGGACAATGGCGCAGCGAGGTGACCGAGATCGTTGGCGTCGGCCAGACGCGTGATCTGGAGTTTGTGGCCGTGCCGGGCGACTGGGCATTTCATTGCCATATGTCGCATCACACGATGAATGCGATGGGGCATCATGTGCCGAACCTGCTCGGGGTCGACCAATCCGGCATTGCATCGGGGATCCGCGAACTCTTGCCGGGCTATATGGCCATGGGCGAGAACGGCATGGCCGAGCATCAGGACCACACCGATTCCGGGCACATGCAAGGCCCCGAGAACACGCTGCCGATGATGATGGGCAAGGGGCCTTACGGCAATCTGGAGATGGGCGGCATGTTTACCGTCGTCAAAGTGCGCGATGGTTTGCCGAAGGGAAGTCATCAGGATCCGGGCTGGTATCAGCCGCCGCACGGTACTGTCGCGAAGCGCATCAGCAGCGATCCTCAGTTCGGCGCGCCGACCCGGGTGAAGCGCGATGCGTAA
- a CDS encoding TolC family protein: MLLAGVLPLLSACAGMTSETLRAPVQEALTDRIGAPVDLPDTDVTIKPDAGAGVISRVDAVQRALRVHPEVRQKLAALGYTEADVSEAFRIGNPAINVTRLHGDAGAELTRALSLSLTDLLTLRDRRRLGLLSKDATLAETAQALLDIATAVESAWFQAVAAAQSATLKQAIRKASRHSADLADRMVEAGTLRASEAAEFRAEAAAAAIAATRGEAERLEARLQLANWLMLPVDGDWTVPDSLPMPTMLPWSTNELTALARHERLDLQALQHRRDLAAEALKSAKRWRWLGSFELEGERESSTGESDRLGGSLHLELPIFSQGQANIQRADAALTEADAALQRAQFQLDGQIQVSRSKVLNTFEIARVYRQVLLPNRERVVAGKQADVNFMLDGVFELLAVRAAEFAAYGEYLEAVRDYWLARTTLRAELGGRWPDASAFAETDGSAINLQSLFPEPTRDAHADHH; encoded by the coding sequence ATGTTGCTGGCGGGTGTGTTGCCGCTGCTTTCGGCCTGTGCGGGCATGACTTCGGAAACCCTGCGGGCCCCAGTGCAAGAAGCGTTGACCGACCGGATCGGCGCGCCGGTCGATTTGCCCGATACCGATGTGACTATCAAGCCGGATGCGGGTGCGGGCGTGATCAGTCGGGTGGACGCCGTGCAACGCGCGCTGCGCGTTCATCCAGAAGTGCGGCAAAAGCTCGCGGCGCTGGGCTATACCGAAGCCGATGTGTCAGAGGCCTTCCGCATTGGGAACCCAGCGATCAATGTGACGCGCCTGCATGGTGATGCCGGTGCGGAACTCACGCGCGCACTGAGTCTCAGCCTGACCGATTTGCTGACGCTGCGTGACCGGCGTCGGCTGGGCCTGCTGTCGAAAGATGCCACGTTGGCCGAAACCGCTCAGGCGCTGCTGGATATCGCGACGGCCGTGGAATCGGCATGGTTCCAGGCCGTCGCGGCGGCGCAGTCCGCCACGTTGAAACAGGCGATCCGGAAAGCCAGCCGGCACAGTGCCGACCTCGCGGATCGCATGGTTGAAGCCGGCACGCTCCGCGCGAGCGAAGCGGCCGAATTTCGAGCCGAGGCTGCCGCGGCGGCGATTGCCGCCACGCGTGGGGAAGCCGAACGGCTTGAGGCACGGCTGCAGCTTGCGAACTGGCTGATGCTGCCGGTCGATGGCGACTGGACGGTCCCCGACAGCCTGCCAATGCCGACCATGCTGCCGTGGTCGACCAACGAGTTGACCGCATTGGCGCGGCACGAACGGCTTGATCTGCAGGCATTGCAGCATCGTCGCGACCTGGCCGCAGAAGCGCTGAAATCGGCAAAGCGCTGGCGCTGGCTCGGCAGCTTTGAACTCGAAGGCGAGCGTGAGTCGAGCACGGGCGAATCCGACCGACTCGGTGGCAGTCTGCATCTGGAATTGCCGATCTTCTCGCAGGGGCAAGCCAATATTCAGCGGGCCGACGCGGCGCTCACCGAGGCTGATGCAGCGTTGCAGCGCGCGCAGTTTCAGCTCGATGGCCAGATTCAGGTGTCTCGCTCGAAAGTGTTGAATACCTTCGAGATCGCCCGCGTCTACCGCCAGGTGTTATTGCCGAATCGCGAACGCGTGGTGGCCGGCAAGCAGGCCGATGTCAATTTCATGCTGGATGGTGTGTTCGAGTTGCTTGCGGTGCGCGCTGCGGAGTTCGCTGCTTACGGTGAGTACCTGGAGGCCGTGCGCGACTACTGGTTGGCGCGGACGACGTTACGTGCCGAGCTCGGGGGCCGATGGCCTGATGCGTCGGCGTTTGCTGAGACCGATGGCAGCGCGATCAACCTGCAGTCACTATTTCCGGAGCCCACCCGCGATGCGCATGCTGATCACCACTGA
- the gmk gene encoding guanylate kinase, whose protein sequence is MPGNLFIVAAPSGAGKSSLVNALLKREPGIKLSVSYTSRGPRPGETNGVHYHFVSKEVFLNMVERGEFLEHALVHGDLKGTAKSAVEDRLNAGEDVLLEIDYQGARIVRALLPKTISIFILPPSKDELEQRLRRRAQDAEDVILRRLQGSREEMAHAHEFDYIIVNDRFDTALEQMVTIVHASRLRRDSQLIRLDSLLQQLLT, encoded by the coding sequence ATGCCCGGCAATCTGTTCATCGTCGCAGCCCCGTCTGGTGCCGGCAAATCCAGTCTGGTCAACGCGCTCTTAAAGCGCGAGCCGGGCATCAAGCTGTCGGTGTCTTACACGTCACGGGGCCCACGCCCCGGCGAGACCAATGGCGTGCACTACCACTTTGTCAGCAAGGAAGTATTTCTCAATATGGTCGAGCGCGGCGAGTTCCTGGAGCACGCGCTGGTTCATGGTGACCTGAAGGGCACGGCCAAATCCGCGGTCGAGGATCGCCTGAACGCGGGCGAAGATGTGCTGCTCGAGATCGACTACCAAGGCGCCCGCATTGTCCGCGCGCTGCTGCCGAAGACGATCAGTATCTTTATTTTGCCGCCGTCCAAAGACGAGCTGGAACAGCGCCTGCGCCGGCGCGCCCAGGACGCCGAAGACGTCATCCTGCGGCGTCTGCAAGGCTCGCGCGAGGAAATGGCGCATGCCCATGAGTTTGACTACATCATCGTCAACGATCGCTTTGATACCGCGCTCGAACAGATGGTCACGATCGTGCATGCCTCGCGGCTGCGCCGCGATTCGCAGCTGATCCGGCTCGACTCGCTGTTGCAGCAACTGCTGACCTGA
- a CDS encoding YicC/YloC family endoribonuclease, whose amino-acid sequence MIRSMTAFASAEGSSCRGRVLIEMRSVNHRFLEMGLRCPEDLRGLEPRLRERLEKRLSRGKVDINIRLRDAQNESQLSLNVHTVAALFQLERQLLNLHRTHGLITEVPRSASTIEILGFPGVIAEAEVDQNVFFEEVLAVFERALVDFVDTRQREGERLRTLMLERFDAIQRIVIEVRGLLPDIRVALRNKLETRLAEIKTTVDPSRVEQELVLSLQKIDVDEELDRLESHLKEARSRMDSAEPVGRRMDFLLQEFNRESNTLGSKSVDTRTSQASVELKVLIEQLREQIQNIE is encoded by the coding sequence ATGATTCGCAGTATGACCGCATTTGCCAGCGCCGAAGGCAGCAGTTGCCGAGGCCGGGTCTTGATCGAAATGCGTTCGGTCAATCATCGCTTTCTCGAAATGGGGCTCCGCTGCCCTGAAGACTTGCGCGGTCTGGAACCGAGGCTCCGCGAGCGCCTGGAAAAGCGCCTCAGCCGAGGCAAAGTCGATATCAATATTCGGCTCCGCGATGCCCAGAATGAATCGCAGCTCAGCCTCAACGTGCATACGGTCGCCGCCCTGTTTCAGCTTGAACGCCAGCTCCTGAATCTCCACCGGACACACGGCCTCATCACCGAGGTGCCACGCTCGGCCAGCACGATTGAGATTCTCGGATTCCCGGGTGTGATCGCCGAGGCCGAAGTGGATCAAAACGTGTTTTTCGAGGAGGTGCTCGCGGTGTTCGAGCGTGCGCTCGTAGACTTTGTAGACACCCGCCAGCGGGAAGGTGAACGTCTGCGCACGCTGATGTTGGAGCGCTTCGATGCGATTCAACGCATTGTGATCGAGGTTCGCGGGCTGCTGCCGGATATCCGGGTCGCGCTTCGCAACAAGCTCGAAACCCGATTGGCCGAGATCAAGACCACGGTCGACCCATCTCGCGTGGAGCAGGAATTGGTTCTCAGTTTGCAGAAAATCGATGTCGATGAGGAACTCGATCGCCTCGAATCGCATCTCAAGGAAGCCCGTTCGCGAATGGACTCAGCTGAGCCCGTTGGGCGCCGCATGGATTTTCTGCTGCAGGAGTTCAATCGTGAGTCCAACACGCTGGGCTCAAAGTCGGTGGACACTCGCACCAGCCAGGCATCGGTCGAGCTTAAAGTGCTGATCGAGCAGTTGCGCGAACAAATCCAGAATATCGAGTGA